DNA from Sphingomonas psychrotolerans:
CTTCACCTCGTCTTCGGTGGTCGCGTGACCGACCCGCAGACGCTCGACTTTCAGGATCCCTCCAAACTCGACGTCGTCGGTGTCTTCCCCGATTATGCCAGCGCCGAGAAGGCGTGGCGGGCCGCGGCGCAACGCACCGTCGACGACGCCGAGATGCGTTATGTCGTCGTCCACCTCCACCGGCTGCTCGAGCCGGATCTGGAGAAACCGGCGGCGTAACGCCCGACGCCTCGGGATCAGGCCCGGCGCCATCTCCACATCAGCAGCGGTTTGGCGAGCGCGAGGCCGGCGAGAAATCCGCCGATATGCGCTCCCGCCGCCACGGCCACGCCAGCACCGAGGAAGGCATAGGCCGTCATCAGGTTGAGCACGGTCCACGCCACTGCCAGCCATGCCACGTGCACCGCCTGCGCCGGGATCGGCCCGATCGCCTGCGCGCGTGAACGCCCGAACAGCAACGAATAGGCGCCAACCACCGCCGACGCGGCGCCGCTCGCGCCGATCATCGGCGTGATCGACTGCGGATCGGGAAGCCATTGCGCAAACGCCGCGGCATAGGCGCCGACGACGTAGAGAATCAGAATCCCCCAGGGGCCCACGGCGCGTTCGGTCTCGCGTCCGGTGAAGCCGAGCATCAGCATGTTCATGGCGAGGTGCAACAGCCCGGCGTGGAGCAAGGTGCAGCTGAGCGGCGTCAGCAGCGCGGGCACGGCGAGATAGTCGGTCTCGATGCCGCTCAACCGCGCCGGGATGAATCCCGCGCGCATGC
Protein-coding regions in this window:
- a CDS encoding DUF4170 domain-containing protein — its product is MSKLHLVFGGRVTDPQTLDFQDPSKLDVVGVFPDYASAEKAWRAAAQRTVDDAEMRYVVVHLHRLLEPDLEKPAA
- a CDS encoding rhomboid family intramembrane serine protease → MRRSSATAVLIIVTAVVSIVVTLGGVSAYEASMRAGFIPARLSGIETDYLAVPALLTPLSCTLLHAGLLHLAMNMLMLGFTGRETERAVGPWGILILYVVGAYAAAFAQWLPDPQSITPMIGASGAASAVVGAYSLLFGRSRAQAIGPIPAQAVHVAWLAVAWTVLNLMTAYAFLGAGVAVAAGAHIGGFLAGLALAKPLLMWRWRRA